A genomic segment from Actinomadura hallensis encodes:
- a CDS encoding DEAD/DEAH box helicase, protein MPATADEERVPSFTELGMPPSLVNALARQGIDKPFPIQAAAIPDIMAGRDVLGRGKTGSGKTLAFGLPLLVRLSGRKAAPKRPLALILVPTRELAQQVQTNLEPLGRGLGLRFKTVIGQTSMFKQIDALRRGVEILVATPGRLKDLMRQGACDLSDIEIAVLDEADHMADMGFLPDVTDILDQAKPGGQRMLFSATLDKDVDVLVKRYLDSPVTHAIGPVDEPVDTMDHHLLLVAPKEKAAITAEIANREGRTILFARTKHGVDRLAKQLVQAGVRAAGLHGGKSQGLRTRTLAEFREGTISVLVATDVAARGIHVDDVSLVMHVDPPADHKDYMHRAGRTARAGERGTVVTLVLPHQVRATAAMTRRAGINAPRVRVTSGDAELVRLTGARPPSGIPIEGPIIPERPRREGGGRGRQGGRRGGRSFGNRGARTTHNRKDNSRPRSAV, encoded by the coding sequence ATGCCCGCCACCGCGGACGAGGAGAGGGTTCCCTCCTTCACCGAACTCGGCATGCCGCCGTCGCTGGTGAACGCACTGGCCCGCCAGGGCATCGACAAGCCGTTCCCCATCCAGGCCGCCGCGATCCCCGACATCATGGCGGGACGCGACGTCCTCGGGCGAGGCAAGACCGGCTCCGGCAAGACCCTCGCGTTCGGTCTGCCGCTCCTCGTCCGCCTCTCCGGCCGCAAGGCCGCCCCCAAGCGCCCGCTGGCACTGATCCTCGTGCCGACCCGCGAGCTCGCCCAGCAGGTCCAGACCAACCTCGAGCCCCTCGGCCGCGGCCTCGGACTCCGCTTCAAGACCGTCATCGGCCAGACCTCGATGTTCAAGCAGATCGACGCGCTGCGCCGCGGCGTCGAGATCCTCGTCGCCACCCCCGGCCGCCTCAAGGACCTGATGCGCCAGGGCGCCTGCGACCTGTCCGACATCGAGATCGCCGTCCTCGACGAGGCCGACCACATGGCCGACATGGGCTTCCTGCCCGACGTCACCGACATCCTCGACCAGGCCAAGCCCGGCGGGCAGCGCATGCTGTTCTCCGCCACCCTCGACAAGGACGTCGACGTCCTCGTCAAGCGGTACCTCGACTCCCCGGTCACCCACGCGATCGGCCCCGTCGACGAACCCGTCGACACCATGGACCACCACCTCCTCCTGGTCGCCCCCAAGGAGAAGGCCGCCATCACCGCCGAGATCGCCAACCGCGAGGGCCGGACGATCCTGTTCGCCCGCACCAAGCACGGAGTCGACCGGCTCGCCAAGCAGCTCGTCCAGGCCGGAGTCCGCGCGGCCGGCCTCCACGGCGGCAAGAGCCAGGGCCTCCGCACCCGCACCCTCGCCGAATTCCGCGAAGGCACCATCAGCGTCCTGGTCGCCACCGACGTCGCCGCCCGCGGCATCCACGTCGACGACGTCTCCCTCGTCATGCACGTCGACCCCCCGGCCGACCACAAGGACTACATGCACCGCGCCGGACGCACCGCCCGCGCCGGCGAACGCGGCACCGTCGTCACCCTCGTCCTGCCGCACCAGGTGCGCGCCACCGCCGCGATGACCCGCCGCGCCGGCATCAACGCGCCCCGCGTCCGCGTCACCAGCGGCGACGCCGAACTGGTCCGGCTGACCGGCGCCCGCCCGCCGTCCGGCATCCCCATCGAAGGCCCGATCATCCCCGAACGCCCCCGCCGCGAAGGCGGCGGCCGAGGCCGCCAGGGCGGCCGCCGCGGCGGCCGCAGCTTCGGCAACCGCGGAGCACGCACCACCCACAACCGCAAGGACAACAGCCGCCCCCGCAGCGCTGTGTGA
- a CDS encoding cytochrome ubiquinol oxidase subunit I — protein sequence MDPVDIARWQFGITTVYHFLFVPLTIGLSGLVAVLETAWIRTGKTAYLRAAKFWGKLFLINFAMGIVTGIVQEFQFGMNWSDYSRFVGDVFGAPLAIEGLLAFFVESTFLGLWIFGWDRLPRLLHVACMWLVFIGTVLSAFFILAANSWMQHPVGYAIDEETGRAVLTDFWAVLTNPTQLATFPHTITAAFVTAGMFMVGVSAWHLARRRNVEVFRPSMRLALAVTAIASFGVVVSGDLLGKVMTEQQPMKMAAAEAVYETERPAGLSLFAVGTLDGNEEVFGIKVPAVLSFLSTGSLDGEVKGINDLQAEAEAVYGPGDYRPFVPVIYWNFRLMVGVGFVTALMSVAGLWMLRRGRLPSNPWVYRIGVVSLTLPFIANSAGWIFTEMGRQPWSVYGVLKTSASVSPGVSAGSMLVSVAALTALYGVLMIIEAGLMLKYAKAGPPSEDEALPPEPTDDDSDSDRSLAFAY from the coding sequence ATGGATCCTGTCGACATCGCACGGTGGCAGTTCGGGATCACCACCGTGTACCACTTCCTGTTCGTGCCGCTGACGATCGGGCTCTCCGGCCTGGTCGCGGTCCTGGAGACCGCGTGGATACGCACGGGCAAGACGGCCTACCTGCGGGCCGCGAAGTTCTGGGGCAAGCTCTTCCTGATCAACTTCGCGATGGGGATCGTCACCGGCATCGTGCAGGAGTTCCAGTTCGGCATGAACTGGAGTGACTACTCCCGCTTCGTCGGCGACGTGTTCGGCGCCCCCCTCGCCATCGAGGGCCTCCTCGCGTTCTTCGTCGAGTCGACCTTCCTCGGACTGTGGATCTTCGGCTGGGACCGGCTGCCCAGGCTGCTCCACGTCGCGTGCATGTGGCTGGTCTTCATCGGCACCGTGCTGTCGGCGTTCTTCATCCTCGCCGCGAACTCCTGGATGCAGCACCCCGTCGGCTACGCCATCGACGAGGAGACCGGGCGCGCCGTCCTCACCGACTTCTGGGCGGTGCTGACCAACCCGACGCAACTCGCGACGTTCCCGCACACGATCACCGCGGCGTTCGTCACCGCCGGCATGTTCATGGTCGGCGTCAGCGCCTGGCACCTGGCGCGCCGCCGGAACGTCGAGGTGTTCCGCCCCTCGATGCGGCTGGCGCTCGCGGTCACCGCGATCGCCTCGTTCGGCGTCGTCGTCAGCGGCGACCTCCTCGGCAAGGTCATGACCGAGCAGCAGCCGATGAAGATGGCCGCCGCCGAGGCCGTCTACGAGACCGAGCGGCCCGCGGGGCTGTCGCTGTTCGCCGTCGGGACGCTGGACGGCAACGAGGAGGTCTTCGGCATCAAGGTCCCGGCCGTCCTGTCGTTCCTGTCCACCGGCAGCCTCGACGGCGAGGTCAAGGGCATCAACGACCTCCAGGCCGAGGCGGAGGCCGTCTACGGTCCCGGCGACTACCGGCCGTTCGTCCCCGTCATCTACTGGAACTTCCGGCTCATGGTCGGGGTCGGGTTCGTCACCGCCCTGATGTCGGTCGCGGGGCTGTGGATGCTGCGGCGCGGCAGGCTGCCGTCCAACCCGTGGGTCTACCGGATCGGCGTGGTGTCGCTGACGCTGCCGTTCATCGCCAACTCCGCCGGATGGATCTTCACCGAGATGGGGCGGCAGCCCTGGTCGGTGTACGGCGTGCTGAAGACGTCGGCGAGCGTCTCCCCGGGGGTGAGCGCCGGGTCCATGCTCGTGTCCGTCGCCGCCCTGACCGCGCTGTACGGCGTCCTCATGATCATCGAGGCCGGGCTGATGCTCAAGTACGCCAAGGCCGGGCCGCCCTCGGAGGACGAGGCCCTGCCGCCGGAGCCGACCGACGACGACTCCGACTCCGATCGCTCGCTCGCGTTCGCCTACTGA
- the cydB gene encoding cytochrome d ubiquinol oxidase subunit II: MELTTVWFVIIAFLWTSYFFLEGFDFGVGMLLPVLGRNDVERRVVINTIGPVWDGNEVWFIVAGAAMFAAFPEWYATLFSGFYLPLLAILLALIVRGVAFEYRGKREEARWRARWDKAIFWGSLVPAFLWGVAFANIVRGVPLDADHEFAGTPADLLNPYALLGGLTTLMLFVLHGAVFLALKTTGEIRERARRVAGIAVTAAVAAGGCFLLITQVQHGKPVTWLTAGGAAAGLFLAAAANARGREGWAFIGTGTAIVLAVATLFTALFPDVMPSTLDAAGSLTTENASSTPYTLKIMTWVAAVFTPIVLVYQGWTYWVFRRRIGTAHIPVSETEPAR; this comes from the coding sequence ATGGAACTCACCACCGTCTGGTTCGTCATCATCGCGTTCCTCTGGACGAGCTACTTCTTCCTGGAGGGGTTCGACTTCGGGGTCGGGATGCTCCTGCCGGTCCTCGGCCGCAACGACGTCGAGCGCCGCGTCGTCATCAACACGATCGGTCCCGTCTGGGACGGCAACGAGGTGTGGTTCATCGTCGCGGGCGCGGCCATGTTCGCCGCGTTCCCCGAGTGGTACGCCACCCTGTTCAGCGGCTTCTACCTGCCGCTGCTGGCCATCCTGCTCGCCCTGATCGTCCGCGGCGTCGCGTTCGAGTACCGCGGCAAGCGCGAGGAGGCGCGGTGGCGGGCCCGCTGGGACAAGGCGATCTTCTGGGGCAGCCTCGTCCCCGCGTTCCTGTGGGGCGTCGCGTTCGCGAACATCGTGCGCGGCGTGCCGCTGGACGCCGACCACGAGTTCGCCGGGACGCCGGCCGACCTCCTCAACCCGTACGCGCTGCTCGGCGGGCTCACCACGCTGATGCTGTTCGTCCTGCACGGGGCGGTCTTCCTCGCGCTCAAGACGACCGGGGAGATCCGGGAGCGCGCCCGGCGCGTCGCGGGCATCGCGGTCACCGCGGCCGTCGCCGCCGGCGGCTGCTTCCTGCTGATCACCCAGGTGCAGCACGGCAAGCCGGTGACCTGGCTGACCGCCGGGGGCGCCGCCGCCGGGCTGTTCCTCGCGGCCGCCGCCAACGCGCGGGGACGCGAGGGCTGGGCGTTCATCGGCACGGGGACCGCCATCGTCCTCGCCGTCGCGACGCTGTTCACCGCGCTGTTCCCGGACGTCATGCCGTCCACCCTGGACGCGGCCGGCAGCCTGACCACCGAGAACGCGTCCTCGACGCCCTACACGCTGAAGATCATGACGTGGGTCGCGGCGGTGTTCACCCCGATCGTGCTCGTCTACCAGGGCTGGACGTACTGGGTGTTCCGCCGGCGGATCGGCACGGCCCACATCCCCGTGAGCGAGACCGAGCCGGCGCGATGA
- the cydD gene encoding thiol reductant ABC exporter subunit CydD produces MKPLDPRLLRYARTTRGFLLASVALGAATAGLIIAQATLLAEMIARAFLGGASLADLRTPMLLLLGVVAGRTLVAWLQEVAAHRSSAAVKSQLRGRLLEHALRLGPRWLAGERSGELATLATRGVDALDDYFSRYLPQLVLAVIVPAAVGARILLGDWLSAVTVAATLPLIPIFAILVGLTTRRKMDRQWRTLSVLAAHFLDVVAGLPTLKIFGRAKAQAAKIREVTDRHRRATMSTLRIAFLSALVLELLSSLSVALVAVSIGLRLVEGEMALETALLVLILAPEAYLPLRAVGAQYHASVEGVTAAARIFEVVETPAPAAGTRTDVPDLAHATLRLDRVTVAYEGRDAPALDGFTLTVHPGETVALTGPSGAGKSTVLAVLLGFVRPEYGRVMADWDDLADLDPDAWRAQIAWVPQRPHLFAGTVAANIRLGRPDASDAEVRAAAEAAHAREFIEALPQGFDTPLGERGLGLSAGQRQRIALARAFLRDAPLLLLDEPTSNLDAESEAAVVDAVSRLAATRTVLLVAHRPALIALADRTVSLEPAGVPT; encoded by the coding sequence ATGAAGCCCCTCGACCCGCGGTTGCTGAGGTACGCCCGGACGACGCGCGGCTTCCTGCTGGCGTCGGTCGCGCTCGGCGCCGCGACCGCCGGGCTGATCATCGCGCAGGCGACGCTGCTCGCCGAGATGATCGCCCGCGCGTTCCTCGGCGGCGCGTCGCTCGCCGATCTGCGCACCCCGATGCTGCTCCTGCTCGGCGTCGTCGCGGGCCGGACGCTCGTCGCGTGGCTGCAGGAGGTCGCCGCGCACCGGTCGTCCGCCGCGGTCAAGTCGCAGCTGCGGGGACGGCTGCTGGAGCACGCGCTGCGGCTCGGTCCCCGCTGGCTGGCCGGCGAGCGCAGCGGCGAGCTGGCCACCCTCGCCACCCGCGGCGTCGACGCGCTCGACGACTACTTCTCCCGGTACCTGCCGCAGCTCGTGCTCGCCGTGATCGTCCCGGCGGCGGTCGGCGCGCGGATCCTGCTCGGCGACTGGCTGTCGGCCGTGACGGTCGCGGCGACGCTGCCGCTCATCCCGATCTTCGCGATCCTGGTGGGCCTCACGACCCGGCGGAAGATGGACCGGCAGTGGCGGACGCTGTCGGTCCTCGCCGCGCACTTCCTGGACGTCGTCGCCGGGCTGCCCACGCTGAAGATCTTCGGGCGGGCGAAGGCGCAGGCCGCGAAGATCCGGGAGGTCACCGACCGGCACCGGCGGGCCACGATGTCGACGCTGCGGATCGCCTTCCTGTCCGCGCTGGTCCTGGAGCTGCTGTCGTCGCTCTCGGTCGCGCTCGTCGCCGTGTCGATCGGGCTGCGCCTGGTCGAGGGCGAGATGGCGCTGGAGACCGCGCTGCTCGTGCTGATCCTCGCGCCGGAGGCGTATCTGCCGCTGCGGGCGGTCGGCGCGCAGTACCACGCGAGCGTCGAGGGCGTCACCGCCGCGGCGCGGATCTTCGAGGTCGTCGAGACCCCCGCGCCCGCCGCGGGAACCCGCACGGACGTCCCGGACCTCGCGCACGCCACGCTCCGCCTGGACCGCGTGACCGTCGCCTACGAGGGACGCGACGCCCCCGCCCTCGACGGCTTCACCCTGACCGTCCATCCCGGCGAGACCGTCGCGCTCACCGGGCCGAGCGGGGCCGGCAAGTCGACCGTCCTCGCCGTGCTCCTCGGGTTCGTCCGCCCCGAGTACGGGCGCGTCATGGCCGACTGGGACGACCTCGCCGACCTCGACCCGGACGCCTGGCGCGCGCAGATCGCGTGGGTGCCGCAGCGTCCGCACCTGTTCGCGGGGACGGTCGCCGCCAACATCCGGCTCGGCCGTCCGGACGCGTCCGACGCGGAGGTCCGCGCCGCCGCCGAGGCCGCGCACGCGCGGGAGTTCATCGAGGCCCTGCCGCAGGGCTTCGACACGCCGCTCGGCGAGCGCGGTCTCGGCCTGTCCGCCGGGCAGCGGCAACGCATCGCCCTGGCCCGCGCCTTCCTGCGCGACGCGCCGCTCCTCCTCCTGGACGAACCGACCTCGAACCTGGACGCGGAGAGCGAGGCCGCCGTCGTGGACGCCGTGAGCCGTCTGGCGGCCACCCGCACGGTGCTCCTGGTGGCGCACCGCCCAGCCCTGATCGCCCTGGCCGACCGCACGGTCTCCCTGGAACCCGCAGGAGTGCCAACATGA
- the cydC gene encoding thiol reductant ABC exporter subunit CydC codes for MTSRLRLRDEMRGRVLIRLLRIARPAWGRLVVAVLFGVLALGSGVGLMATSAWLISRAAQHPPVLMLMVAIVAVRAFGLGRGVFRYVERLVGHDATFRVLADLRARVYERLERLAPGALPSFRGGDLLNRLVADVDAIQDLYLRVLLPCTVAAVVGGASVGLAWALLPAAGAVLLFALLAAGVVAPWLSAAMARRAERRTTDLRGELTSHVVDTLQGAPELIAYGAAPAQLAEAARLDRDFTRATARSASTAGVGAAISALAGGLAVWGALAVGVPAVRSGALDGVLLAVIVLLPLAAFEVVAGLPLAAQYLERVRRSAARVFAVLDSPEPVRDPEVAAPLPAAPYSLSVRDLRARWTPNGPYALDGISLNLTPGRRCAIVGPSGSGKTTLTAVLLRFLEPAGGRVTLNGVDIRDLDGDDVRRVIGLCAQDAHLFDSTIGQNVRLARPSATEDEIRDALRRARVLDWVESLPEGLDTHVGEHGAQVSGGQRQRIALARALLADFPILLLDEPAEHLDIATADELTADLLAATEGRTTLLVTHRLAGLDAVDEIVVLDQGVIVDRGTHSDLLSRPGVYRSLWERERHAEPAALPAE; via the coding sequence ATGACCTCCCGCCTCAGGCTCCGCGACGAGATGCGCGGCCGGGTGCTCATCCGGCTGCTCCGCATTGCCCGGCCTGCCTGGGGGCGGCTCGTGGTCGCGGTGCTGTTCGGTGTCCTGGCGCTCGGCAGTGGTGTCGGGCTCATGGCGACCTCTGCGTGGCTCATCTCGCGCGCAGCGCAGCACCCGCCGGTGCTGATGCTCATGGTCGCGATCGTGGCGGTACGCGCGTTCGGGCTCGGGCGCGGTGTGTTCCGCTACGTCGAGCGGCTCGTCGGACACGATGCGACGTTCCGTGTGCTGGCCGACTTGCGTGCGCGTGTGTACGAACGGCTGGAGAGGCTGGCCCCTGGGGCGCTTCCCTCGTTCCGTGGGGGCGACCTCCTGAACCGGCTCGTCGCGGACGTCGACGCCATCCAGGACCTCTACCTCAGGGTGTTGCTGCCCTGCACGGTCGCCGCTGTCGTCGGTGGCGCGTCCGTGGGGCTTGCTTGGGCGCTGCTCCCGGCGGCGGGAGCGGTGCTCTTGTTCGCGTTGCTGGCCGCCGGGGTCGTCGCGCCCTGGCTGTCGGCGGCGATGGCGCGGCGCGCCGAGCGCCGGACGACGGACCTGCGGGGCGAACTCACCTCGCATGTGGTCGACACCCTTCAGGGCGCACCCGAGCTCATCGCCTATGGGGCCGCCCCGGCGCAGCTCGCCGAGGCGGCACGGCTGGACCGCGACTTCACCCGCGCCACGGCCCGCTCCGCCTCCACCGCCGGCGTCGGCGCGGCGATCTCCGCGCTCGCCGGGGGCCTGGCCGTCTGGGGCGCGCTCGCCGTGGGCGTCCCGGCCGTCCGTTCGGGCGCGCTCGACGGGGTGCTGCTGGCCGTGATCGTCCTGCTGCCGCTGGCGGCGTTCGAGGTCGTGGCCGGGCTGCCCCTGGCCGCCCAGTACCTCGAACGTGTCCGGCGGTCGGCCGCACGGGTCTTCGCCGTCCTGGACAGCCCCGAGCCCGTGCGCGACCCGGAGGTGGCCGCGCCGCTGCCCGCGGCGCCCTACAGCCTCTCGGTGAGGGACCTGCGCGCCCGGTGGACGCCCAACGGTCCGTACGCCCTGGACGGCATCTCCCTGAACCTGACGCCAGGACGCCGCTGCGCGATCGTCGGGCCGAGCGGTTCGGGCAAGACCACCCTCACCGCCGTGCTCCTGCGCTTCCTGGAACCGGCCGGAGGCCGGGTGACCCTCAACGGGGTGGACATCCGCGACCTTGACGGCGACGACGTCCGCCGGGTCATCGGCCTGTGCGCGCAGGACGCCCACCTGTTCGACTCGACCATCGGGCAGAACGTCCGTCTGGCCCGCCCCAGCGCGACCGAGGACGAGATCCGTGACGCTCTGCGCCGCGCCCGCGTCCTGGACTGGGTCGAGTCACTGCCGGAGGGGCTCGACACCCACGTCGGTGAGCACGGTGCGCAGGTGTCCGGGGGTCAGCGCCAGCGCATCGCCCTGGCACGGGCACTACTCGCGGACTTCCCGATCCTGCTGCTGGACGAGCCCGCAGAGCACCTCGACATCGCGACCGCCGACGAGCTCACCGCCGACCTCCTGGCCGCCACCGAGGGCCGGACGACGCTGCTCGTCACCCACCGCCTCGCCGGGCTGGACGCCGTGGACGAGATCGTCGTCCTCGACCAGGGCGTGATCGTCGACCGCGGGACCCACTCCGACCTGCTGTCCCGCCCCGGCGTCTACCGGTCCCTGTGGGAGCGGGAGCGCCACGCCGAACCGGCCGCCCTGCCCGCCGAGTGA
- a CDS encoding long-chain fatty acid--CoA ligase, which translates to MQSTMQDFPLTITTIMRYGADAFGDVEVSTWTGDGSRRRGYAEIGERAARLAGALRGLGVDGDQRVATFMWNNTEHLEAYLAVPSMGAVLHTLNLRLFPDQLVYIANHAEDYVVIVDGSLIPLLAGVLPQLKTVRHVIVVGEGDTSPLDGAGKELHSYEDLLAAAPPTFDWPEIDERSAAAMCYTSGTTGNPKGVVYSHRSAYLHSMAASTGNAIGLSASDRVLPVVPMFHANAWGLPYAAVMAGAALIMPDRFLQAEPLVRLIETERPTVAGAVPTIWADVLRHTKEHGSDLSSLRLVPCGGSAVPEALMRGFDEIGVRIVQAWGMTETSPVATVAHPPPGSSGEEAWQARISQGRVLAGLEMRIVGDGDVVLPNDGEAVGEVEIRGPWITGAYYKDEDPDKFHDGWLRTGDVGTLSPGGFLTLTDRAKDVIKSGGEWISSVELENHLMAHPDVLEAAVVGVPDDRWQERPLASVVVREGAAVTPERLKEFLTGRVAKWQVPERWTFIEEVPKTSVGKFDKKVLRRRYADGELEVSRVD; encoded by the coding sequence ATGCAGAGCACCATGCAGGATTTCCCGCTGACCATCACCACGATCATGCGCTACGGCGCGGACGCGTTCGGCGACGTCGAGGTCTCGACGTGGACGGGGGACGGGTCCCGGCGCCGCGGCTATGCGGAGATCGGCGAGCGCGCCGCCCGGCTCGCCGGGGCCCTGCGGGGCCTCGGAGTGGACGGGGACCAGCGCGTCGCCACGTTCATGTGGAACAACACCGAGCATCTCGAGGCGTACCTGGCGGTGCCCTCCATGGGCGCCGTGCTCCACACCCTCAACCTGCGGCTCTTCCCCGACCAGCTCGTCTACATCGCGAACCACGCCGAGGACTACGTCGTCATCGTGGACGGCTCGCTGATCCCGCTGCTGGCGGGGGTGCTGCCGCAGCTGAAGACCGTCCGGCACGTCATCGTCGTCGGGGAGGGCGACACCTCGCCGCTGGACGGCGCCGGAAAGGAACTGCACTCCTACGAGGACCTGCTCGCCGCCGCGCCTCCCACGTTCGACTGGCCGGAGATCGACGAGCGGTCCGCCGCCGCGATGTGCTACACGAGCGGCACGACCGGGAACCCGAAGGGCGTGGTGTACTCGCACCGGTCGGCCTACCTGCACTCGATGGCGGCGTCCACCGGCAACGCGATCGGGCTGAGCGCGTCCGACCGGGTCCTGCCGGTGGTGCCGATGTTCCACGCCAACGCCTGGGGGCTGCCCTACGCGGCGGTCATGGCCGGCGCGGCGCTGATCATGCCGGACCGGTTCCTGCAGGCCGAGCCGCTCGTCCGGCTGATCGAGACCGAGCGGCCGACGGTCGCCGGGGCCGTGCCCACGATCTGGGCGGACGTCCTGCGCCACACCAAGGAGCACGGCTCCGACCTCAGCTCCCTGCGGCTCGTGCCGTGCGGCGGGTCGGCCGTCCCCGAGGCGCTGATGCGCGGGTTCGACGAGATCGGCGTCCGGATCGTGCAGGCGTGGGGGATGACGGAGACCTCGCCCGTCGCGACGGTCGCGCACCCGCCGCCCGGGTCGTCCGGCGAGGAGGCGTGGCAGGCCAGGATCAGCCAGGGCCGCGTGCTGGCGGGGCTGGAGATGCGCATCGTCGGGGACGGCGACGTGGTGCTGCCCAACGACGGCGAGGCGGTCGGCGAGGTCGAGATCCGCGGCCCGTGGATCACCGGCGCGTACTACAAGGACGAGGACCCGGACAAGTTCCACGACGGCTGGCTGCGCACCGGCGACGTCGGGACGCTGTCGCCCGGCGGGTTCCTGACGCTCACCGACCGCGCCAAGGACGTCATCAAGTCGGGCGGCGAGTGGATCTCGTCGGTGGAGCTGGAGAACCACCTGATGGCCCACCCGGACGTCCTGGAGGCGGCCGTGGTCGGCGTTCCCGACGATCGCTGGCAGGAGCGGCCGCTCGCGTCCGTCGTCGTCCGGGAGGGCGCGGCGGTCACCCCGGAGCGGCTCAAGGAGTTCCTGACCGGCCGCGTCGCGAAATGGCAGGTTCCGGAGCGCTGGACGTTCATCGAAGAAGTGCCGAAGACGAGCGTCGGCAAATTCGACAAGAAGGTCCTGCGGCGCCGCTATGCGGACGGCGAGCTGGAGGTCAGCCGCGTCGACTGA
- a CDS encoding RNA polymerase sigma factor — translation MPAADRTLVKGLNAGDEAAFAALYDEYGERLYDYALSMTGDEKVAADIVHDTFIDAGRRAPRMRDHLYLSSWLYGSARRRCIRRGRAKVLFWDRDGDFSDVPFPDGADRGDPGPDWPSSDELHGLFRGALAEVDPAQQEVLLLALRHGLRPGRLGATLGLSSRRAAARVRTGLAELTAALEREIDRANRACAAGAAAQEADAVAVPAAGAPARRDEAGAASPKADSPKAASPKAAPYGATGLRSRAARLGCALRRRPEAGPADPAAERHAAGCAGCRRRGAVTAAELFRRAPAPVLPAALRHRVMHTATDPELAGYRADIAARGGALTPSGMPSQPDVPSPFTRRWLLTGGGMAGALVAALVAAFVMGPGIGSDALSWPPFRTEPQPSITHQPPPNGSNSGAEPSRGPGAGAPGGPSAQPPLRPQTETGTTPESSADPARPPDPAPPPPSSSDPDVPSAGRLVVDTAKVELYGTKTGHVSLAAENGPVTWTAMTSTSQLVLSETQGGIDEGGTSQVKVKLRTFLIGLPGEGTLTFTDSEGGTHTVKVVWGVSLL, via the coding sequence GTGCCCGCAGCAGACCGCACCCTCGTCAAAGGGCTGAACGCGGGCGACGAAGCGGCCTTCGCCGCGCTCTACGACGAGTACGGTGAGCGGCTCTACGACTACGCCCTGTCGATGACGGGGGACGAGAAGGTCGCGGCCGACATCGTCCACGACACGTTCATCGACGCCGGCCGCCGCGCCCCCCGGATGCGCGACCACCTGTACCTGAGCTCGTGGCTGTACGGGTCGGCGCGCCGCCGCTGCATCCGGCGCGGCCGGGCGAAGGTCCTGTTCTGGGACCGGGACGGCGACTTCTCCGACGTCCCCTTCCCGGACGGCGCCGACCGGGGCGACCCCGGCCCTGACTGGCCGTCGTCCGACGAGCTCCACGGCCTGTTCCGCGGTGCGCTGGCCGAAGTGGATCCGGCCCAGCAGGAGGTGCTGCTCCTGGCGTTGCGGCACGGGCTGCGCCCCGGCCGGCTGGGGGCGACGCTCGGGCTGTCCTCGCGTCGTGCCGCGGCGCGGGTGCGCACGGGCCTGGCGGAGCTGACGGCCGCGCTCGAGCGGGAGATCGACCGGGCGAACCGCGCCTGCGCCGCCGGCGCCGCCGCCCAGGAGGCCGACGCGGTCGCCGTGCCCGCCGCCGGAGCCCCCGCCCGGCGGGACGAGGCGGGGGCGGCCTCCCCGAAGGCCGATTCGCCGAAAGCCGCTTCTCCGAAGGCCGCGCCGTACGGGGCGACGGGCCTCCGGTCCCGGGCCGCGAGGCTCGGGTGCGCGCTCCGGCGGCGTCCCGAGGCGGGCCCCGCCGACCCGGCCGCCGAGCGGCACGCCGCCGGCTGCGCCGGCTGCCGCCGCCGCGGCGCGGTGACCGCCGCGGAGCTGTTCCGGCGGGCGCCCGCGCCGGTGCTGCCCGCCGCGCTGCGCCACCGCGTCATGCACACCGCGACCGACCCGGAGCTCGCCGGCTACCGGGCCGACATCGCCGCGCGCGGCGGCGCGCTCACCCCGTCCGGGATGCCGAGCCAGCCGGACGTGCCGTCGCCGTTCACCCGCCGGTGGCTCCTCACCGGGGGCGGCATGGCGGGCGCGCTGGTCGCCGCGCTGGTCGCCGCGTTCGTCATGGGCCCCGGCATCGGCTCCGACGCGCTGTCCTGGCCGCCGTTCCGGACGGAACCGCAGCCGTCCATCACGCATCAGCCGCCGCCGAACGGCTCGAACTCCGGCGCCGAGCCGTCCCGGGGGCCGGGCGCGGGCGCGCCGGGCGGCCCGTCCGCGCAGCCGCCGCTGCGGCCGCAGACGGAGACCGGGACGACGCCGGAGTCCTCGGCGGACCCGGCGCGTCCTCCGGATCCGGCTCCGCCTCCGCCGTCGTCGTCCGACCCCGACGTGCCGAGCGCGGGCAGGCTCGTCGTCGACACCGCCAAGGTCGAGCTGTACGGGACGAAGACCGGGCACGTCAGCCTGGCGGCGGAGAACGGCCCGGTGACGTGGACGGCGATGACGTCGACCAGCCAGCTCGTCCTGTCGGAGACGCAGGGCGGCATCGACGAGGGTGGAACGAGCCAGGTGAAGGTCAAACTTCGCACGTTCCTCATCGGGCTGCCCGGCGAGGGCACCCTGACCTTCACCGACTCCGAGGGCGGCACGCACACGGTGAAGGTCGTCTGGGGCGTCTCACTTCTGTGA